From Pandoraea norimbergensis, the proteins below share one genomic window:
- a CDS encoding 2-aminoethylphosphonate--pyruvate transaminase has product MILGQEPILLTPGPLTTSPATRQAMLRDWGSWDTQFNQITASLCRDLVDIVHGGNDYACVPLQGSGTFSVEAAIGTLTPRNARILVPDNGAYCQRILKICRYLGRDAVALPIAEDQAASAAAIDEALTRDPSITHVAQVHLETGAGVLNPLADIARVCQKHGKGLIVDAMSSFGAVEIDVRTMPFDALIAASGKCLEGVPGMGFVIVKKSVLEASAGNSHSLAMDLHDQYVYMQKTTQWRFTPPTHVVAALRAAVDQFLAEGGQPVRGERYRRNCRALVEGMASLGFRPFLSADVQAPVIVTFHAPTDSKYDFKAFYAAVRERGYVLYPGKLTQLETFRVGCIGAIDDNEMRNVVTAIAQTLTSLDIRQVAPLTKAA; this is encoded by the coding sequence ATGATTCTCGGTCAGGAACCGATTCTGCTTACCCCCGGCCCGCTCACCACGTCGCCGGCGACCCGACAGGCCATGCTGCGCGACTGGGGCTCGTGGGACACCCAGTTCAACCAGATCACCGCTTCGCTGTGCCGCGATCTCGTCGATATCGTGCATGGCGGCAACGACTATGCATGCGTGCCGCTGCAAGGCTCGGGCACGTTCTCGGTCGAAGCGGCCATCGGCACACTCACGCCGCGCAATGCGCGCATTCTGGTGCCCGATAACGGTGCCTATTGCCAGCGCATCCTGAAGATCTGCCGCTATCTCGGACGCGACGCCGTAGCGCTGCCCATCGCCGAAGATCAGGCCGCGAGCGCAGCGGCGATCGACGAAGCGCTCACGCGCGACCCGTCGATCACCCATGTGGCGCAGGTGCATCTGGAGACGGGTGCCGGTGTGCTCAACCCGCTCGCCGACATCGCCCGCGTGTGCCAGAAGCATGGCAAGGGGCTCATCGTCGACGCGATGAGTTCGTTCGGCGCCGTGGAGATCGACGTGCGCACGATGCCGTTCGACGCGCTGATCGCCGCCAGCGGCAAGTGCCTCGAAGGCGTACCGGGCATGGGCTTCGTGATCGTGAAGAAGTCGGTGCTGGAGGCGTCCGCAGGCAACAGCCACTCGCTGGCGATGGATCTGCACGACCAGTACGTATATATGCAGAAGACCACGCAATGGCGCTTCACGCCGCCGACACACGTTGTCGCTGCGCTGCGCGCGGCGGTCGATCAGTTCCTCGCAGAAGGCGGCCAGCCGGTACGCGGTGAGCGATATCGCCGCAACTGCCGCGCGCTGGTCGAGGGCATGGCGTCGCTCGGCTTCCGGCCGTTTCTGTCGGCCGACGTGCAAGCGCCTGTGATCGTCACGTTCCACGCGCCGACCGACAGCAAGTACGACTTCAAGGCGTTTTATGCGGCGGTGCGCGAGCGCGGTTACGTCCTGTATCCGGGCAAACTCACCCAGTTGGAGACGTTTCGCGTGGGTTGTATCGGCGCTATCGACGACAACGAGATGCGCAACGTCGTCACAGCGATTGCGCAAACGCTGACATCACTCGATATCCGGCAAGTCGCACCGCTGACGAAGGCCGCATAG
- a CDS encoding autotransporter-associated beta strand repeat-containing protein, translating into MTNNAIMRGTVGLLGVNLPGLTGLALTVQNAVGGSTVISNSGTLGASPILGVSLTGTGSAPVVAAYGGGAVNFTNSGTVLGRIAFQANGTPGAGNTFTNDGTISGSVSLGAGSTNTFTAVTGSTLNDGGSVGLAALPVTGFALGFAATGTVDGGAGGNNSLVLSNSANNNTTIGNGTLNGASYVNFSQATVNGGTWTLNGPLAVTSTTLNGGLAIFNDPGSFGTGTLVVNGGGMQAANAGLSLTLPVTLGANGLTVSGSNPLAVSGVLGGTGGVSLTGTGSLTLSGANTYSGGTSLSSGTLIAGNNNALGSGAVQVSGSSAVLDAIGPLTLTNPIAVGGGSTLTFGGSAPLTLAGQISGSGNVVKQGAQTVTLTGTNTFSGGMNLAAGTLALSGAGTLQVAGTALTLSGSGAAFDISNANGDRTIAGLSGVANTRIVLGAHNLTLGNSASGAFAGVISGTGGIIKANGDTQTLSGGNTYTGGTTINAGGIALGAGGSLASTGAVSLLGSGTAFDISQAGAQTIGALSGVADSTVSLGAATLTFGDGNNESFGGSITGNGGIVKQGTGTQTLSGPNTFIGPIAIDAGTLSVGGTGTLSGNAVNVAGGAAFDISNGENQTIGALSGATGSAVNLGDNTLSFGDTTNQTFGGAINGNGGGIVKFGTGTQTLTGQQTFTGSVVVGGGALVVGAGGGLSSQSAVILGDNTTSLDISDAGAQTIGSLSGGAAQVQLGASILTFGDNTGQTFTGSIHGTGALIKQGAGVQTLTGASDFTGGVTVNAGGLALGTGGSLQAANALSLSGANTVFDIGAAGPTTVGALTGMTGSAIALGTQTLTFGDALDETFNGVFHGTGAVVKTGAGVQTLTGASDFTGGTTVNAGGLIAGNNLALGTGALNIANNATLDSTQAVTLGNNVNLTGTLTVLGTNDVTLNGVLAGLGGLTKTGNATLTLGGSNTYTGATSINAGTLALGAGASLNAAGTINVASGATLDLSAGNGTQTIGALDGAGTVNLGGVVTTLGDIGNDTFSGTIAGTGSLVKVDTGTQALTGQNTYTGGTTVQAGTLALSGAGALASSGALTLSGTGATFDISSANGPRTIGALSGVAGSQIDLGANTLTFSDATGQHFGGVISGTGGIVKQGTGSARFDGVQLYTGTTTVTDGALFIGRTGSLAAGARVVVDGVNASFDLSDAGDLTIGSLSGTSGVVALSRNTLTFGDASDETLAAAIQGYGNVVKQGTGTQTLTGENLLAGMLTVADGAVVLGAGGSLLNMTDVTLDAGTSLDVSAATAPTVGALNGVAGSTLRIGATAITLDSGNNGTFGGTLSGPGGIVKQGSGTQTLSGGMVLSGTVQIDAGTLALRGGTQLDSAAVGLNGSTSVLDVAAGPTQVVSTLTGVAGSVIGLDHATLSFGTAGDNTLASDIHGAGGQLVKVGNGVQTLSGNSDFSGGMNVQAGGILVGSNAALGTGTVTFADATSLDATQATTLGNQIRLNGNLDVLGTHDLTLNGAVVGGGGITKNGSATLTLNGENTYIGATNVNAGTLALGAGASLDSGGVVDVQTGATFDLSAGNGTQTFGALTGGGAINMGGNVLEVGSSGADETFSGGVAGSGSLVKMGTGVETMTGSNTFTGGTVVQAGTLSLAGAGTLATTGAMTLQNAGATLDISGANGGRTIGALTAQAGTNVTLGNNTLTFGDVSSHTVNGTISGTGGIVKQGSGTQTLTGQQQFTGTTTIDDGTLALGATGKLATGANIVVAGSQAAFDISAAGDQTVGTLSGSGGNVNLGGNTLTFGDGTHQTLMSAVNGTGGIVKVGAGTQTLTGQNTFSGDIDVTNGTLALGAGGALSGSNNVTLAGGTMFDVSQGSTPTTVTIAGLDGAAGSTVSLGAQSLTLGGAGDSTFDGVIQGTGGITKQGNATVTLGGNNRYSGGTTVNGGGVTVTSPAGLGTGGLTLTQGTVTTQGVDVTLPSLTGTTQGALAINGGSVTVSSGNFGGSVSGSGGLTKTGGGTLTLSGNNPITGPTTVVGGTLGIGNLGHSPVTVQAGGTLTTPAPVSAGGSGTGAQTGPLTGASGSQIVVSSPGTTLGVGGNLTLQPGSTLQVSVAPGTAPSQVNATGSASVGGSNLVVNAAPGTQPASASGAVIVSAANGVSGQFASTSTNLLYLSPQVSYTPTTALLSFTPNGTPLSAGGVTPNQKAVASAVSMLGTGSPLYQAALGLTADTAPAAFASLDGSLHASIASMLLSQSQVTRDAASQRLRDSLLFTDDCETGSHSREGELTTPPNDFDCRGQRRATQAWASVYGSDGQLRAASVASGGAGASTLYRRGMGVLVGVDTPVADTWRAGVLGGLGHDTFNTGTTASGNSNDAQMGAYVSRRFGHLGAMLGGSYALQQISSRRAVAIGPIAQTARASYDAATWQVFGEAAWRFDMGRAGIEPFATMAHAWVRTDAFNESGSAADLHADEQTRGITFSTLGVRGDLPFGTSTGTAALGRVRLSAGWRHAFGADTPDAQLAFVDSAAGFTVGGVPIARDATIVEAGIDAFVGQALTLGVSYTGQFGSQVTDNAFFGNLNWRF; encoded by the coding sequence GTGACGAACAACGCGATCATGCGCGGCACCGTGGGCTTGCTCGGGGTCAATCTGCCGGGGCTGACGGGGCTGGCGCTCACGGTGCAGAACGCCGTGGGTGGCAGCACCGTCATCAGCAACAGCGGCACGCTCGGTGCGTCGCCAATTCTCGGCGTATCGCTCACAGGCACGGGCAGTGCACCGGTCGTCGCTGCGTATGGCGGCGGCGCCGTCAATTTCACCAACTCGGGCACGGTGCTCGGTCGCATCGCGTTTCAGGCCAACGGCACACCCGGCGCGGGCAACACGTTCACCAACGACGGCACGATCAGCGGCAGCGTGTCGCTTGGTGCCGGTAGTACGAATACGTTCACCGCCGTCACAGGATCGACGTTGAACGATGGTGGCAGCGTCGGTCTCGCAGCCCTGCCCGTGACCGGATTCGCGTTGGGATTCGCCGCGACCGGGACAGTCGATGGCGGTGCGGGCGGGAACAACTCGCTGGTGTTGAGCAACTCGGCAAATAACAACACGACCATCGGCAACGGCACGCTCAACGGCGCGAGTTACGTGAATTTCTCGCAGGCAACGGTCAACGGTGGCACATGGACGCTGAACGGGCCGCTCGCCGTCACGTCCACAACGCTTAACGGCGGTCTCGCCATCTTCAATGACCCGGGCAGTTTCGGCACCGGCACGCTGGTCGTGAACGGCGGCGGCATGCAAGCGGCGAACGCGGGCCTCTCCCTGACGCTCCCCGTCACGCTCGGCGCAAACGGCCTCACTGTTTCCGGCAGCAACCCGCTCGCTGTGAGCGGTGTACTCGGTGGCACGGGTGGCGTGTCGCTCACGGGGACCGGCAGCCTCACCTTGTCGGGCGCGAACACGTACAGCGGAGGCACATCGCTGAGCAGCGGCACGCTCATTGCAGGCAACAATAATGCCTTGGGTAGCGGTGCCGTGCAGGTCTCTGGGTCGAGCGCCGTGCTCGATGCTATCGGGCCACTTACGCTGACCAATCCGATCGCAGTGGGGGGCGGCAGCACGCTGACATTCGGGGGCAGTGCACCACTCACGCTCGCCGGGCAAATCTCGGGCAGCGGCAACGTCGTCAAGCAAGGTGCGCAGACCGTCACGCTCACCGGCACCAACACCTTCAGCGGCGGCATGAATCTCGCCGCGGGTACGTTGGCGCTATCGGGCGCCGGCACGTTGCAGGTGGCAGGTACCGCACTGACGCTATCGGGCAGCGGTGCCGCGTTCGACATCTCGAATGCAAACGGCGATCGCACGATTGCCGGACTGTCCGGGGTGGCAAACACACGGATCGTGCTCGGCGCGCACAACCTCACGCTCGGCAACAGTGCCAGCGGTGCCTTCGCAGGCGTGATCAGCGGCACGGGCGGCATCATCAAGGCGAACGGCGACACGCAAACGCTCTCGGGCGGCAACACGTACACGGGTGGCACCACGATCAACGCCGGGGGTATCGCACTCGGCGCCGGTGGCTCACTCGCTAGCACGGGCGCGGTGTCGCTGCTCGGCTCGGGGACGGCGTTCGATATCAGTCAGGCGGGTGCGCAGACCATCGGCGCACTCTCGGGGGTGGCCGATTCCACCGTCTCGCTCGGCGCGGCCACGCTGACGTTCGGCGATGGCAACAACGAAAGCTTCGGCGGCAGCATCACCGGCAACGGCGGCATCGTCAAACAAGGCACGGGGACGCAAACGCTTTCCGGCCCGAATACGTTCATCGGCCCCATCGCCATCGATGCGGGCACATTGTCTGTCGGCGGGACCGGCACGTTGTCGGGCAACGCGGTGAACGTCGCCGGTGGCGCGGCGTTCGATATCAGCAATGGTGAAAATCAGACGATCGGCGCGTTGTCGGGGGCCACGGGTAGCGCGGTCAATCTTGGCGACAACACGCTGTCGTTTGGCGACACCACGAATCAGACCTTCGGCGGCGCGATTAACGGGAACGGCGGCGGCATCGTCAAGTTCGGCACCGGCACGCAAACGCTCACCGGACAGCAGACATTCACCGGCAGCGTCGTGGTCGGGGGCGGTGCACTGGTTGTCGGGGCAGGCGGCGGCCTGTCCTCGCAGAGTGCCGTCATTCTCGGCGACAACACGACGTCGCTCGATATCAGCGATGCTGGCGCGCAAACCATTGGTTCGCTGAGCGGGGGCGCCGCACAGGTGCAACTCGGCGCGAGCATACTGACCTTCGGCGACAACACCGGGCAGACGTTCACCGGCAGCATTCACGGCACGGGCGCGCTCATCAAGCAAGGTGCAGGCGTGCAGACGTTGACGGGCGCGAGTGACTTCACCGGCGGCGTGACGGTGAACGCTGGCGGTCTGGCGCTCGGCACAGGCGGCTCGCTGCAAGCCGCGAACGCGCTATCGCTGTCGGGGGCGAATACCGTGTTCGATATCGGCGCGGCCGGGCCGACCACCGTGGGCGCGCTCACCGGTATGACGGGTAGCGCCATCGCATTGGGAACACAGACGCTCACGTTCGGCGATGCATTGGATGAGACGTTCAACGGTGTCTTTCACGGCACTGGCGCCGTTGTGAAAACCGGTGCAGGCGTGCAGACGCTGACCGGTGCAAGCGACTTCACCGGTGGCACGACGGTCAATGCGGGCGGGTTGATTGCCGGCAACAATCTCGCACTCGGCACAGGCGCGCTGAACATCGCCAACAATGCGACGCTCGACAGTACGCAAGCGGTTACGCTCGGCAACAACGTCAATCTGACCGGCACGCTGACTGTCCTCGGGACAAACGACGTGACGCTGAATGGCGTGCTCGCCGGGCTCGGTGGACTCACCAAAACGGGCAACGCGACGCTCACGCTGGGGGGTTCCAACACCTATACAGGCGCGACCAGCATCAACGCCGGGACACTCGCGCTGGGCGCCGGGGCATCGTTGAATGCGGCAGGCACGATCAACGTCGCGAGCGGCGCCACGCTCGATCTTTCGGCAGGAAATGGCACGCAAACGATCGGCGCGCTCGACGGCGCGGGAACCGTCAATCTCGGCGGTGTGGTGACGACACTCGGCGATATCGGAAACGATACGTTCAGCGGCACCATCGCCGGGACAGGGTCGCTGGTCAAAGTCGACACGGGGACCCAAGCGCTCACGGGGCAGAACACGTACACCGGCGGCACCACAGTACAAGCGGGGACGCTTGCGTTAAGCGGCGCTGGCGCGTTGGCGTCGAGCGGCGCGCTCACGCTAAGCGGTACCGGCGCGACGTTCGATATTTCCAGCGCGAACGGACCGCGCACCATCGGCGCGCTTTCCGGCGTCGCCGGCTCACAGATCGATTTGGGCGCGAATACGCTAACGTTTAGTGACGCCACGGGGCAGCACTTCGGCGGCGTAATTTCAGGCACGGGGGGCATCGTCAAACAAGGCACGGGGTCCGCAAGATTTGACGGCGTGCAGTTGTACACCGGCACCACAACCGTTACCGACGGTGCGCTCTTCATCGGACGTACGGGAAGTCTTGCGGCAGGGGCACGCGTCGTGGTCGATGGTGTGAACGCGTCGTTTGACCTGAGCGACGCGGGTGACCTGACCATTGGCAGCCTGTCAGGCACGAGCGGTGTCGTCGCCCTCAGCCGGAATACGCTGACATTCGGCGACGCGAGCGACGAGACGCTGGCCGCAGCGATTCAGGGGTACGGCAACGTCGTCAAACAAGGCACAGGCACGCAAACGCTCACGGGTGAGAACCTGCTGGCGGGCATGCTCACGGTCGCCGACGGGGCGGTAGTGCTCGGCGCAGGCGGCTCGCTACTGAACATGACCGACGTCACACTCGATGCCGGCACATCGCTCGATGTTAGCGCCGCCACGGCACCTACGGTTGGCGCACTCAACGGGGTAGCGGGCAGCACGCTTCGCATCGGCGCAACAGCGATAACGCTCGACAGCGGCAACAACGGCACGTTCGGCGGAACGCTGAGTGGGCCGGGCGGCATCGTCAAACAGGGCAGCGGTACGCAAACGCTCTCGGGCGGCATGGTGCTGTCCGGCACGGTGCAAATCGATGCGGGCACGCTCGCGTTACGCGGTGGAACGCAACTCGATTCCGCCGCCGTCGGTCTCAACGGCTCGACAAGTGTCCTCGATGTTGCGGCCGGGCCGACGCAGGTCGTCAGCACACTTACCGGTGTGGCCGGCAGTGTCATTGGGCTTGACCACGCGACATTGAGTTTCGGCACTGCCGGTGACAACACACTCGCCTCGGACATCCACGGCGCTGGCGGACAGCTCGTCAAAGTCGGCAACGGCGTGCAAACGCTTTCCGGCAACAGCGACTTCAGTGGTGGCATGAACGTGCAGGCAGGCGGCATCCTCGTCGGCAGCAATGCCGCGTTGGGCACCGGCACCGTCACCTTTGCCGATGCAACATCGCTCGATGCCACGCAAGCCACCACGCTCGGCAACCAGATCAGGCTCAACGGCAATCTCGACGTGCTCGGCACGCACGATCTCACGCTCAACGGCGCCGTCGTCGGTGGGGGCGGCATCACTAAAAATGGCAGCGCCACGCTTACGCTCAACGGGGAGAACACTTACATCGGCGCAACCAACGTTAATGCCGGCACCCTCGCGTTGGGCGCGGGTGCCAGCCTCGATTCGGGCGGCGTTGTCGATGTGCAGACGGGCGCCACCTTCGACCTGTCGGCCGGTAACGGCACGCAGACATTTGGCGCACTCACGGGCGGTGGTGCGATCAACATGGGTGGCAATGTGCTCGAAGTCGGCAGCAGCGGCGCCGATGAAACCTTCAGCGGTGGCGTCGCTGGCAGCGGCAGCCTTGTGAAGATGGGGACAGGTGTCGAAACCATGACCGGCAGCAACACCTTCACCGGCGGCACGGTCGTGCAGGCCGGCACGCTGTCTCTCGCGGGTGCAGGCACGTTGGCCACCACGGGCGCCATGACGCTCCAGAACGCTGGCGCCACGCTCGACATTTCGGGCGCGAACGGCGGCCGCACCATCGGCGCGCTCACCGCGCAAGCGGGTACGAACGTCACGCTCGGCAACAACACGTTGACCTTTGGCGACGTGTCCAGCCACACCGTGAACGGCACGATCTCGGGCACCGGCGGCATCGTCAAGCAAGGCAGCGGAACGCAGACCCTGACCGGTCAGCAGCAGTTCACCGGCACCACCACCATCGACGACGGCACGCTCGCGCTGGGCGCGACTGGCAAGCTCGCGACGGGCGCCAATATCGTGGTGGCAGGCAGCCAAGCAGCGTTCGACATCAGTGCTGCGGGCGATCAGACGGTCGGCACGTTGTCCGGCAGCGGCGGTAACGTGAATCTGGGGGGCAACACGCTGACGTTCGGCGACGGTACGCACCAGACCCTCATGAGTGCCGTCAACGGCACAGGCGGCATCGTGAAAGTCGGCGCGGGAACGCAAACACTCACGGGACAAAACACCTTCTCCGGCGATATCGACGTCACGAACGGCACCCTTGCGCTCGGCGCGGGCGGTGCGCTCTCCGGCAGCAATAACGTGACGCTGGCGGGCGGCACGATGTTCGACGTCAGTCAGGGCAGCACACCGACAACGGTCACGATTGCCGGTCTCGACGGTGCCGCCGGATCAACGGTGTCGCTCGGTGCGCAATCGCTCACACTCGGCGGTGCTGGCGACAGCACGTTCGATGGCGTGATTCAGGGCACCGGGGGCATCACCAAACAAGGCAACGCCACCGTGACGCTCGGTGGTAACAACCGCTACAGCGGGGGCACCACGGTGAATGGCGGCGGCGTCACCGTCACTTCGCCAGCAGGCCTCGGCACCGGCGGCCTGACGCTCACACAAGGCACGGTCACCACGCAAGGCGTCGACGTCACCTTGCCCTCGCTGACCGGGACGACGCAAGGCGCACTTGCGATCAACGGCGGGTCCGTCACCGTGTCGTCGGGCAACTTCGGCGGCAGCGTGTCTGGCAGTGGCGGGCTGACCAAAACGGGCGGCGGAACGCTCACGCTCAGCGGCAACAATCCGATCACCGGCCCAACAACGGTTGTCGGTGGCACGCTCGGCATCGGCAATCTCGGTCACTCGCCGGTAACCGTTCAAGCGGGCGGCACATTGACGACTCCCGCGCCCGTCTCGGCGGGCGGCAGCGGTACGGGCGCGCAGACCGGACCGTTGACTGGTGCAAGCGGTAGCCAGATTGTCGTGAGTTCACCGGGGACAACGCTCGGCGTCGGCGGCAATCTGACGCTTCAGCCGGGCTCGACGCTTCAAGTCAGCGTGGCCCCCGGCACGGCACCCAGTCAGGTGAATGCGACGGGTAGCGCCTCTGTCGGCGGCAGCAATCTTGTCGTGAACGCCGCCCCGGGCACGCAGCCCGCCAGCGCATCAGGTGCCGTGATCGTCTCGGCGGCCAATGGCGTGAGCGGACAGTTCGCGTCGACGTCGACCAACCTGCTCTACCTCTCGCCACAGGTGAGCTACACGCCGACGACGGCATTGCTCTCGTTCACGCCGAATGGCACACCGCTTTCCGCTGGCGGTGTCACGCCGAATCAAAAGGCCGTCGCGTCAGCGGTGTCGATGCTCGGCACCGGCAGCCCGCTATACCAAGCGGCATTAGGTCTGACGGCAGACACCGCGCCCGCCGCGTTCGCCAGTCTTGACGGCAGTCTGCATGCGTCCATCGCGTCGATGCTGCTCAGTCAGAGTCAGGTGACACGTGACGCCGCGTCGCAGCGCCTTCGCGACAGCCTGCTGTTCACCGACGATTGCGAGACCGGCAGCCATTCGCGTGAGGGCGAGTTGACGACGCCCCCGAACGACTTCGATTGCCGTGGGCAACGCCGGGCAACCCAAGCGTGGGCATCGGTCTACGGCAGCGATGGTCAATTGCGCGCGGCATCGGTGGCGAGCGGTGGTGCCGGGGCATCGACGTTGTACCGTCGCGGCATGGGCGTGCTGGTCGGTGTCGATACCCCTGTCGCCGATACTTGGCGTGCGGGAGTCCTCGGCGGGCTGGGGCACGACACGTTCAACACGGGCACTACGGCGTCGGGAAACAGCAACGATGCGCAGATGGGCGCGTATGTGAGCCGCCGCTTCGGGCACCTTGGCGCCATGCTCGGCGGCTCGTACGCGTTGCAGCAGATCAGTTCACGGCGTGCCGTCGCCATCGGCCCCATTGCACAGACCGCGCGTGCCAGCTATGACGCCGCGACGTGGCAGGTCTTCGGCGAAGCGGCATGGCGATTCGATATGGGCCGCGCCGGCATCGAGCCCTTTGCGACGATGGCGCATGCGTGGGTGCGTACCGATGCGTTCAACGAATCGGGCAGCGCCGCCGACCTTCACGCCGACGAACAGACGCGCGGCATCACGTTTTCGACGTTGGGGGTGCGGGGTGACTTGCCCTTCGGCACCAGCACGGGCACCGCAGCGTTGGGTCGCGTGCGGCTGTCGGCAGGCTGGCGGCACGCGTTTGGCGCGGACACGCCAGATGCCCAACTCGCCTTTGTCGACAGCGCGGCCGGCTTCACGGTCGGTGGCGTGCCGATCGCCCGGGATGCGACGATTGTGGAGGCCGGTATCGACGCCTTCGTCGGGCAAGCGCTCACGCTGGGCGTGAGCTACACCGGGCAGTTCGGCAGTCAGGTCACCGACAACGCTTTTTTCGGCAATCTCAACTGGCGTTTCTGA
- a CDS encoding ESPR-type extended signal peptide-containing protein — translation MNKHLYRLVWRHCRVDVVPAPETACQRTGTAPASRTRGAGRRSAATSGAPASALTRLCLACVALLSATVAAPAWATCTVAGSVVTCSGAANPLAPSFSDAANSLQVNVNSGAGVGVLLGIGGTAMTLTGNNVTLVNGGTIDPSVLGSLGLLASGTVIGNGMPGAAPRR, via the coding sequence ATGAACAAGCACCTCTATCGTTTGGTCTGGCGGCATTGCCGCGTCGATGTCGTCCCCGCGCCGGAGACGGCCTGCCAGCGCACCGGAACGGCACCGGCATCCCGTACCCGGGGGGCAGGCCGACGCAGCGCGGCAACCTCCGGTGCGCCAGCGTCGGCACTCACCCGACTGTGTCTCGCCTGCGTCGCGTTGTTGAGTGCGACCGTCGCCGCGCCTGCATGGGCCACCTGCACGGTCGCCGGCAGCGTCGTCACGTGCAGCGGCGCCGCCAACCCGCTGGCACCGTCATTCTCGGATGCCGCCAACAGTCTCCAGGTGAACGTGAACAGCGGGGCCGGTGTCGGTGTGCTGCTCGGCATCGGCGGCACGGCGATGACGCTCACCGGCAACAACGTCACGCTCGTCAACGGCGGCACGATCGATCCTTCAGTACTCGGCAGCCTTGGCCTGCTCGCCAGCGGGACGGTCATCGGCAACGGCATGCCGGGGGCAGCACCCAGACGGTGA